A single window of Nicotiana tomentosiformis chromosome 1, ASM39032v3, whole genome shotgun sequence DNA harbors:
- the LOC104111244 gene encoding protein DETOXIFICATION 34 encodes MTLEMETPGGSAGETPIYGGSSMEPTELHSAPSAMLADYPPVHGFQDVKNLVCMESGKLWAIAGPIAFNILCNYGINSFTSIFVGHIGDVELSAVAISLSVIANFSFGFLLGMGSALETLCGQAFGAGQVELLGVYLQRSWIILVGSCFCITPLYIFSAPILKLLGQRHDIAELAGKFSIQIIPQMFSLAINFPTQKFLQAQSNVAVLAWVGFMALFVHIGVLFLFVRVFRWGVTGAAAAYDVSAWAIALAQVIYIVGWCKDSWKGLSWLALKELWPFVKLSVASAVMICLEIWYFMTIIVLTGHLEDPVIAVGSLSICMNLNGWEGMLFIGINAAISVRVSNELGSGHPRAAKYSVFVTVAESLIIGIFCMILIILTKDHFAMLFTSSEKMHKAVSKLAYLLAVTMLLNSVQPVISGVAVGGGWQALVAYINLACYYVIGLPLGFLLGYKTRLGVQGIWMGMIFGTFLQTVILCIIVYKTNWNDEVAQASERMRKWSGISDESDTK; translated from the exons ATGACCTTAGAAATGGAGACACCGGGCGGCTCAGCTGGGGAGACGCCCATATATGGCGGCTCATCCATGGAGCCGACTGAGCTTCATTCGGCTCCATCTGCCATGTTAGCGGATTACCCGCCCGTGCATGGCTTTCAAGATGTGAAAAACTTAGTTTGCATGGAATCAGGGAAATTATGGGCAATTGCAGGTCCCATAGCGTTTAATATTCTGTGTAATTATGGGATTAATTCTTTCACAAGTATATTTGTTGGACATATTGGTGATGTTGAGCTCTCTGCCGTTGCCATTTCTTTATCGGTTATAGCAAATTTCTCATTCGGATTCTTG TTAGGTATGGGTAGTGCACTTGAGACACTATGTGGACAAGCATTTGGTGCAGGCCAAGTAGAATTGCTAGGAGTCTACTTACAAAGGTCATGGATAATCCTTGTTGGTTCCTGCTTCTGCATAACGCCACTCTACATCTTCTCAGCACCAATATTAAAGCTTCTAGGCCAAAGACATGACATAGCAGAGTTAGCTGgaaaattttcaattcaaatcataccTCAAATGTTCTCCCTCGCGATCAACTTCCCGACTCAAAAATTCTTGCAAGCGCAAAGCAATGTTGCGGTTCTTGCTTGGGTTGGATTCATGGCATTATTCGTGCATATTGGTGTGCTGTTTCTTTTTGTCAGAGTTTTTCGATGGGGTGTTACTGGTGCTGCTGCTGCATATGATGTTTCTGCTTGGGCTATTGCTTTGGCTCAGGTGATTTATATTGTTGGTTGGTGTAAAGATAGTTGGAAGGGATTGTCTTGGTTAGCTTTAAAGGAACTTTGGCCTTTTGTAAAGCTTTCTGTTGCATCAGCAGTTATGATTTGCTTGGAGATTTGGTATTTTATGACCATCATTGTTTTAACTGGTCATCTTGAAGATCCTGTCATTGCTGTTGGTTCTCTTTCTATTTG TATGAACCTTAATGGATGGGAAGGCATGTTGTTCATTGGAATTAATGCAGCAATAAG tgtTCGCGTTTCAAACGAGCTTGGATCGGGCCACCCAAGGGCGGCAAAGTATTCAGTTTTTGTCACAGTAGCTGAATCACTCATAATTGGGATATTTTGCATGATACTAATCATATTAACAAAGGACCATTTTGCTATGCTTTTCACAAGCAGTGAAAAAATGCATAAAGCAGTTTCTAAGTTAGCATATCTTCTTGCTGTAACCATGCTGCTTAATAGTGTCCAGCCAGTTATATCAG GTGTTGCTGTTGGAGGAGGATGGCAAGCACTAGTGGCATACATTAATTTGGCTTGTTATTATGTCATTGGCCTCCCACTTGGATTCCTCCTTGGCTATAAAACAAGGTTGGGAGTTCAG GGAATATGGATGGGCATGATTTTTGGAACTTTTCTGCAAACTGTAATTCTTTGTATTATCGTATACAAAACCAATTGGAACGACGAG GTAGCACAAGCATCAGAGAGAATGAGAAAATGGAGTGGCATTTCTGATGAATCGGATACAAAGTAA